Proteins from one Halopseudomonas pelagia genomic window:
- the selB gene encoding selenocysteine-specific translation elongation factor yields the protein MIIATAGHVDHGKTALIKALTGQHTDRTAEEQRRGMSIELGYAWMACADGKTIDLVDVPGHEKFMRTLLAGMGCVDAVMLVVAADDGVMPQTLEHLQVLKLLGGRPILVVISKCASVTNERALRVQQETLQLLADLAVHNPPSFLIDSLSGDGIAALVEQLNSWVESFSAADNQGPARMSIDRHFSQPGAGDIVTGTLLSGRVQTGDVLRLSDNGASLRIRSIQVHGRAASAAHAGQRCALNLVGDMTGADLTRGSQLLDAAIFAPSTCLDARMQLISRLPNRGTLQLHMGNAVINARCVPLRGEPLTADQHYGQWILDRPVCCRYGERFIIRDPASRKLLGSGQVLDPFAETKGRQRPERLAALVAMDAPDADQALQNLLAVLADGVDLRRFMRARHLTIEPGRARHTEILRVAGWLCRRADFDQCLQHLLAALAEHHLQHPDQAGMTRPRLTRHLVLPTRSRLLSAVIRHALDRHMLQQNGPNLHLPGHQPQADTQSLEWFEQLQPAFRACAPRPPIIGELMADFNLDKAGLLTRLDKLSALGLLACVGRNRYLLPESVDHLLSVAGELARQQCDGQFSTASFRDHSGIGRNHSVAVLEYFDKAGLTRQSGHYRRLA from the coding sequence ATGATCATCGCCACGGCTGGCCACGTTGACCACGGCAAGACGGCGCTGATCAAAGCGCTAACCGGCCAGCATACTGACCGTACCGCCGAGGAACAGCGCCGCGGCATGAGTATCGAGCTGGGCTACGCCTGGATGGCCTGCGCTGACGGCAAGACGATTGATCTGGTGGATGTACCCGGTCACGAAAAATTCATGCGCACCCTGCTCGCCGGCATGGGATGTGTCGACGCGGTGATGCTGGTGGTCGCTGCGGATGACGGCGTTATGCCGCAAACGCTGGAGCATCTGCAAGTCCTCAAATTGCTCGGCGGCCGACCAATCCTGGTGGTCATCAGCAAATGCGCCAGCGTCACTAACGAGCGCGCCTTGCGAGTACAGCAGGAGACCTTGCAGCTTCTGGCCGACCTAGCTGTTCATAATCCACCGAGCTTTTTGATCGACAGTCTGAGCGGCGATGGGATAGCTGCGCTTGTCGAGCAGCTCAACAGCTGGGTCGAGAGCTTTTCCGCGGCGGATAATCAAGGGCCGGCACGGATGAGCATTGACCGCCATTTCAGCCAGCCCGGCGCAGGCGATATCGTGACTGGCACCCTGCTGAGCGGGCGTGTTCAGACCGGTGACGTTCTACGCCTGTCTGACAACGGCGCCTCCTTGCGGATCCGCAGCATACAGGTGCACGGTCGGGCAGCTAGTGCCGCCCATGCAGGCCAGCGCTGCGCGTTGAATCTGGTGGGCGATATGACGGGCGCGGACCTGACCCGTGGCAGCCAATTACTCGACGCAGCCATTTTCGCGCCGAGCACTTGCCTGGACGCACGCATGCAGCTGATCTCCCGCCTGCCCAATCGAGGCACTCTGCAGTTGCATATGGGTAATGCGGTAATCAACGCCCGCTGTGTTCCGTTGAGGGGGGAGCCATTAACCGCAGATCAGCACTACGGACAGTGGATTCTGGACCGACCTGTATGTTGCCGTTACGGCGAGCGGTTTATCATCCGCGACCCGGCCAGCCGCAAGTTGCTTGGTAGCGGCCAGGTGCTCGATCCTTTTGCCGAGACCAAGGGCCGGCAACGGCCGGAACGTCTCGCAGCCCTGGTGGCCATGGATGCTCCCGATGCTGACCAGGCTCTGCAGAACTTGCTGGCCGTGCTGGCCGACGGCGTAGATCTGCGCCGCTTCATGCGTGCCCGCCACCTGACTATCGAGCCTGGGCGAGCGAGACATACAGAAATTCTTCGCGTGGCTGGCTGGCTGTGCAGGCGAGCTGATTTCGATCAGTGTTTGCAGCATCTGCTGGCAGCGTTAGCTGAGCATCATCTTCAGCATCCCGATCAGGCCGGCATGACCCGCCCGCGCCTCACAAGACATCTGGTGTTGCCTACCAGGAGTCGACTGCTGAGCGCGGTGATTCGTCATGCCCTCGACCGGCACATGCTGCAGCAAAACGGTCCCAACCTGCACTTGCCGGGCCATCAACCCCAAGCCGATACGCAAAGTCTGGAGTGGTTCGAACAGCTGCAGCCTGCCTTTCGCGCCTGCGCCCCACGCCCGCCTATTATCGGCGAGCTGATGGCTGATTTTAACCTGGACAAGGCCGGGCTACTGACCAGGCTGGATAAACTAAGCGCCCTGGGGTTACTGGCGTGCGTGGGACGCAATCGCTACCTGCTTCCGGAAAGCGTTGATCACCTGCTCAGCGTCGCTGGCGAGTTGGCAAGGCAACAGTGTGACGGGCAGTTCAGCACGGCCAGCTTCCGCGATCACAGCGGCATTGGTCGCAATCACAGCGTCGCGGTTCTGGAGTACTTCGACAAAGCCGGCCTGACCCGACAAAGCGGACACTATCGACGGCTCGCTTGA
- the selA gene encoding L-seryl-tRNA(Sec) selenium transferase has product MNTDLPTSSDVRRTLPSVDQILNWPIIHELTKHHGRSLTKQIISDELSRLRANSEPCDPDQFVERVQQQLHALLAPSLRKVFNLTGTVLHTNLGRAPLPEEAISAMCDVARGASNLEFDLAKGKRGDRDSHVEDWLCRLTGAEAATVVNNNAAAVLLTLNTLAKGKEVLVSRGELVEIGGAFRVPDIMRRAQAKLHEVGTTNRTHLRDYAEAISSKTGLLMTIHASNYAIQGFTASVPEAQIAQVAHEQGLPYAIDLGSGSLIDMRQWGLPYEPTPMDSIANGADLITFSGDKLLGGPQAGIIVGKRALIDKLKKNPLKRALRCDKVTLAALEAVLKLYAHPENLAARLPSLRWLSRPQHDIRQQVNRLLPLFQAWAGDVAQASVIDVMGQIGSGSLPVERLPSSAIALQPTAGKRGANKQLQRLQSALMKLPVPVIGRLHDGRLLLDLRCLDEEQLLIDQLQARPFT; this is encoded by the coding sequence CTGAATACCGACCTGCCCACATCCTCCGATGTGCGTCGTACCCTGCCCTCCGTGGACCAGATATTGAACTGGCCAATCATCCACGAATTGACCAAGCACCACGGCCGCTCACTGACCAAGCAGATCATCAGCGATGAGCTGAGCCGGCTCAGAGCCAACAGTGAACCTTGCGACCCCGATCAGTTTGTCGAACGTGTACAGCAACAGTTGCACGCCCTGCTCGCCCCCTCCCTGCGCAAGGTGTTCAATCTCACCGGCACCGTTCTGCACACCAACCTGGGCCGCGCGCCATTGCCGGAAGAAGCCATCAGCGCCATGTGCGATGTGGCCCGAGGGGCAAGCAATCTCGAATTCGATTTGGCCAAGGGCAAACGCGGTGATCGTGACAGCCACGTCGAGGACTGGCTATGCCGCCTGACCGGCGCCGAAGCCGCCACCGTGGTCAACAACAATGCTGCCGCTGTACTGCTGACGCTCAATACGCTGGCAAAGGGAAAGGAGGTACTGGTGTCCCGTGGCGAGCTGGTGGAAATCGGCGGCGCCTTTCGCGTACCGGATATCATGCGCCGCGCCCAGGCCAAGCTGCATGAAGTAGGCACGACCAACCGCACGCACCTGCGCGACTACGCAGAAGCGATCAGCTCGAAAACCGGCCTACTGATGACCATCCATGCCAGCAACTACGCCATCCAGGGCTTTACCGCCAGCGTGCCGGAGGCGCAAATTGCCCAGGTCGCGCATGAACAGGGGTTGCCCTACGCCATAGATCTGGGCAGTGGCAGCCTGATCGATATGCGCCAGTGGGGCCTGCCCTACGAGCCCACGCCGATGGACAGCATCGCCAATGGCGCTGACCTGATCACCTTCAGCGGCGACAAACTGCTGGGCGGACCGCAGGCCGGCATTATCGTTGGCAAACGGGCATTGATAGACAAACTGAAAAAGAACCCGCTCAAGCGCGCCCTGCGCTGCGACAAGGTTACCCTGGCCGCACTGGAAGCGGTGCTCAAGCTCTATGCACACCCGGAAAATCTCGCCGCGCGCCTGCCGAGCCTGCGCTGGTTAAGCCGGCCGCAGCACGACATCCGCCAGCAAGTGAACAGGCTGTTGCCGTTATTTCAAGCCTGGGCAGGCGATGTCGCGCAGGCGTCGGTAATCGACGTTATGGGCCAGATTGGCAGTGGCTCCTTGCCGGTGGAAAGGCTACCAAGTAGCGCCATTGCCCTGCAGCCGACGGCCGGAAAGCGCGGCGCTAACAAACAACTACAACGTCTGCAAAGTGCCTTGATGAAGCTGCCGGTACCCGTCATTGGTCGACTGCACGACGGCCGGTTATTGCTCGACCTGCGCTGCCTGGACGAAGAACAGCTGCTGATCGACCAGCTCCAGGCGCGGCCTTTCACATGA
- a CDS encoding ankyrin repeat domain-containing protein, whose protein sequence is MQTDPPGVLDDEVLAFAEKIFDFARDGNSQGLAPLLQAGLPANLRNHKGDSLLMLASYHGHLETSALLLKHGADPDLANDRGQTPLAGVVFKGERALIDALILDGADVNFRPPGGKTALMFAAMFNQLDIFNQLLDAGANTRVSDDEGKTALDLARAMGATDIVALLQPND, encoded by the coding sequence ATGCAGACTGACCCTCCCGGCGTACTTGATGATGAAGTACTCGCTTTTGCCGAAAAGATCTTTGATTTTGCTCGGGACGGAAACAGCCAGGGATTGGCGCCATTACTGCAAGCGGGGCTACCCGCCAATCTGAGAAATCACAAGGGTGATAGTCTGCTGATGCTGGCCAGCTACCACGGTCACCTGGAGACGTCGGCGTTACTTCTGAAACACGGAGCAGATCCAGACCTGGCCAATGATCGCGGGCAGACGCCACTGGCTGGAGTAGTTTTCAAGGGCGAAAGAGCGCTGATCGACGCCTTGATCCTTGACGGAGCTGACGTCAACTTTCGCCCGCCAGGAGGTAAAACCGCGCTGATGTTTGCTGCCATGTTCAACCAGCTCGATATCTTCAATCAATTGCTGGATGCCGGTGCCAACACCCGCGTTAGCGACGATGAGGGCAAAACCGCTCTGGATCTCGCCCGGGCGATGGGCGCCACTGACATAGTCGCTTTGCTCCAGCCCAACGATTGA
- a CDS encoding diguanylate cyclase domain-containing protein: MKLADFIRGNIEILLLEWDKFALSIDSANNLDKKGRRDHAREMLMAIATDLDKPQTEAQQIARSKGQAPFDPDADTAAEEHGVDRLTAGFTINEAVSEYRALRVNVLRLWMKEIDPANAPNCLDDILRFNEAIDQSLDESLASYTNEKDMDTRLLKTILSASTDQTFVLDPEGRFLYVNAATADLFDRPHYQIIGKTCFDLGFDFAASLQRNLLQVVSSGESYRGEFSYTLGAGQQLEYILSPVLVKEADQPEMVEAVVGIARDITLRKAAEDQSWHQANFDILTDLPNRRLFMDRLQQDLRHAERAKLSIAVMFIDLDGFKEVNDSMGHEAGDVLLRLVAQRIKDCVRESDTVARMGGDEFTVALNEISAPEQVMAVAKKITTDLCRPFSVLDTLVQISASVGVATYPFDSLAPEDLVNIADQAMYEAKRAGRNQVALAAHTSRLTVSIEQS, encoded by the coding sequence GTGAAGCTGGCTGATTTTATTCGCGGCAATATCGAGATACTGCTCCTGGAGTGGGACAAGTTTGCGCTGAGTATCGACTCAGCCAACAACCTCGACAAGAAAGGCCGTCGCGATCACGCCCGCGAAATGCTGATGGCCATCGCTACCGATCTGGACAAGCCGCAAACCGAAGCTCAGCAAATTGCCCGTTCCAAGGGCCAGGCCCCCTTTGATCCCGACGCAGACACCGCTGCAGAAGAGCACGGCGTTGACCGTCTGACCGCTGGTTTTACCATCAATGAAGCCGTATCGGAATATCGCGCCCTGCGCGTCAATGTGCTGCGCCTGTGGATGAAGGAAATCGACCCCGCCAACGCCCCCAACTGCCTGGACGACATTCTTCGTTTCAACGAGGCAATCGACCAGTCGCTGGACGAATCGCTGGCCAGCTACACCAACGAAAAAGACATGGACACTCGCCTGCTGAAAACCATCCTCAGCGCGTCCACCGACCAGACTTTCGTACTCGATCCCGAGGGTCGGTTTTTATACGTTAATGCAGCGACCGCCGATTTGTTCGACCGCCCGCACTACCAGATAATCGGCAAAACCTGCTTTGATCTGGGGTTTGACTTCGCCGCCAGCCTGCAGCGCAACCTGCTGCAGGTGGTCAGCAGCGGCGAAAGCTATCGAGGTGAATTTTCCTACACCCTCGGTGCTGGCCAGCAATTGGAATATATCCTCTCACCAGTATTGGTTAAAGAAGCCGATCAACCTGAAATGGTCGAAGCCGTGGTAGGCATCGCCAGGGATATCACGCTGCGCAAAGCGGCGGAAGACCAGAGCTGGCACCAGGCCAATTTCGACATCCTCACCGACCTGCCCAACCGTCGCCTGTTTATGGATCGGCTGCAGCAGGATCTGCGTCATGCCGAAAGGGCCAAGCTGTCCATTGCAGTGATGTTTATTGACCTGGACGGGTTTAAAGAGGTGAATGACAGCATGGGCCATGAGGCCGGCGACGTGCTCCTGCGCCTGGTGGCACAACGCATCAAGGATTGCGTCCGCGAGTCCGACACGGTTGCGCGCATGGGCGGCGACGAATTCACTGTTGCGCTGAACGAAATCAGCGCTCCCGAACAGGTGATGGCGGTGGCGAAAAAGATCACCACCGACCTGTGTCGGCCCTTCAGTGTTCTGGACACGCTGGTGCAGATTTCCGCCAGCGTCGGTGTGGCGACCTACCCTTTCGACAGCCTGGCCCCGGAAGATTTGGTCAACATCGCCGATCAGGCCATGTATGAGGCCAAACGG
- a CDS encoding UGSC family (seleno)protein: protein MISPTVLLDPTAERSAASRALTARPATLEGLTVGLLDISKARGNVLLDRLDELLSERGIEVKRYRKPTFARIAPTDLKQQIASECDLLVEGLADUGSCTSCCMHDIGDLEGRQIPGVGIASSEFVEAAALQSKALGMDPKMVFVPHPIQDRTDDELRALADNAFESILEALTLQDS, encoded by the coding sequence ATGATATCGCCGACCGTATTGCTCGACCCGACCGCTGAACGCTCGGCAGCTAGCCGCGCGTTGACGGCCAGACCCGCCACACTGGAGGGGCTGACTGTCGGCTTGCTGGATATTTCCAAGGCACGTGGCAACGTGCTGCTGGATCGTCTGGATGAGTTGCTCAGCGAGCGCGGCATCGAGGTAAAACGCTATCGCAAACCTACTTTCGCACGTATTGCCCCCACGGATCTGAAACAACAGATCGCCAGTGAGTGTGATCTGCTGGTGGAAGGCCTGGCTGACTGAGGCTCCTGTACCTCGTGCTGTATGCATGATATAGGCGACTTGGAAGGCCGGCAGATCCCCGGCGTAGGCATAGCTTCCAGCGAATTTGTTGAAGCGGCAGCGTTGCAGTCCAAGGCATTGGGCATGGACCCGAAAATGGTGTTTGTTCCTCACCCGATTCAGGACCGTACCGATGACGAATTGCGCGCACTGGCCGACAACGCTTTCGAGAGTATTCTGGAGGCGTTAACGCTGCAAGACTCGTGA
- a CDS encoding multidrug effflux MFS transporter, producing the protein MPLKILLILGGLSAFGPLAIDLYLPAFPAMATAFGTDIEHIQLSMSVYFLGLASGQLFYGPVADRYGRRKPLMFGIALFCLASLACALAPTLEWLLVGRFGQALGGCAGMVVTRAVVRDLCKPIDAAKAFSQLMLVMGVAPILAPLAGGWLLKLGGWPSIFLFLTVFSGLFAFAVYFGLRETLSVHERPALSTAWGRYMRLLREPVFMYHALTGGIAIAGMFAYIAGSPFIIIELYGIAPEHFGWFFGANAAGFILFAQFNSRMLRRRPPVKLLQRTTLIYLLCTCWLLGTALWQPESLWPLMLPLFGSVAVIALVLPNSSACAMAGHGHQAGVASALMGTMQFVIAGITSALVGLLHNGTALPMAGVMATCGVLVVLMARQARRAGGLHF; encoded by the coding sequence ATGCCTCTCAAAATACTGCTCATTCTGGGTGGTCTCAGCGCTTTCGGCCCACTGGCGATTGACCTCTATCTGCCTGCCTTTCCGGCCATGGCTACCGCCTTTGGCACCGATATCGAGCACATTCAGCTCAGCATGTCAGTGTATTTTCTTGGATTGGCTTCAGGCCAACTCTTCTACGGCCCTGTCGCCGACCGTTATGGCCGCCGCAAGCCGCTGATGTTTGGCATTGCGCTGTTCTGCCTGGCCTCGCTGGCCTGTGCTTTGGCACCCACGCTCGAATGGCTCTTGGTGGGCCGCTTTGGTCAGGCGCTAGGTGGCTGCGCTGGCATGGTGGTGACGCGTGCGGTAGTGCGTGACCTATGCAAGCCGATTGATGCTGCGAAGGCTTTCTCGCAGTTGATGTTGGTTATGGGCGTAGCACCGATTCTGGCGCCCTTGGCCGGCGGTTGGCTGCTCAAACTCGGCGGTTGGCCGTCGATCTTTCTGTTTCTGACGGTGTTCTCCGGGCTGTTTGCCTTCGCGGTTTATTTCGGCTTGCGTGAGACGTTGTCTGTGCATGAACGGCCGGCGCTATCCACCGCGTGGGGTCGCTATATGCGCTTATTGCGCGAACCGGTGTTCATGTACCACGCGTTGACTGGCGGCATTGCCATCGCTGGCATGTTTGCTTACATCGCTGGCTCGCCCTTCATCATTATCGAACTCTATGGCATTGCCCCGGAGCATTTCGGCTGGTTCTTCGGTGCCAACGCCGCGGGTTTTATTCTGTTCGCCCAGTTCAACAGCAGGATGCTGCGCCGTCGGCCGCCGGTGAAACTGCTGCAACGCACCACGCTGATCTATCTGCTGTGCACCTGCTGGCTACTGGGTACGGCGCTATGGCAGCCTGAATCGCTATGGCCGCTTATGCTCCCGCTGTTTGGTAGCGTCGCGGTGATCGCGCTGGTATTACCCAACTCGTCGGCCTGTGCGATGGCCGGGCATGGGCATCAGGCAGGGGTAGCGTCGGCGCTGATGGGTACCATGCAGTTTGTGATTGCGGGCATTACTTCCGCATTGGTTGGGCTGCTGCACAACGGCACCGCCTTACCCATGGCGGGCGTAATGGCTACTTGTGGCGTTCTGGTGGTGTTGATGGCGCGGCAGGCCCGGCGCGCTGGCGGTCTGCATTTCTGA